The Eurosta solidaginis isolate ZX-2024a chromosome 4, ASM4086904v1, whole genome shotgun sequence genome includes a window with the following:
- the LOC137250599 gene encoding neprilysin-4-like, whose amino-acid sequence MRLCNRSIYLPRLMLLAHLVLFCVFISTPNKASAARSMNRQQLKTIERYMDPSADPCNDYYQYACGNWQNVHADAEYYETIGLIDYKVDIEYAELLNSVRKRRKLRGEHTFVRKLLDYYKSCLRVYAYTPQSYLDWLQEHEQLTWPSVLPSVARGASKRRSKAVRYDWLQMLAVLRKYGLNAVFIEETVIQRRDNARASSIDLDKPVLNGGFQPIPHKGFLLIMEYLGVTDTERRDELWDAVHLFETKLKSLDFVEDSMDVGEESASMQRETTLAELNMPFLTRYLDILLDKPVDPHMKLTIQNLPYMRLLLTVLDEHEPEFICRYLMLRFLWYLNVDGPRNFLKGDCVSHTRSMLPLAMTWLYERHNPELVDEKMNIEGLFHKLLQHFTHTLHNNANNFDSHILRFLQDKIDTMRIKVGNLPRPATNRQVESFYAALQIDVNDFYGNHLRLLQHYTSAKHKRLEELLPHDDSFFHLEDPETGASSSPYYLLRSNVVIVPLTLLHTPIYHPQLHEVFKYSSLGFLLSHEITHGFDDSGVEFDKRGNMRGPSNRIKANRIFDSNLNCLRSRNPQIVDEKIADVSGLRWAYEAYFKGNASSSAEGVSANARPLHFTSLSPEHVFFLNFAQFFCGAPATSSRDIEFSEHGSDKERVLDALANFGEFGRVYDCPLGSRMHPQRKCQLWR is encoded by the coding sequence ATGCGCTTATGTAATCGAAGCATTTATCTACCCCGACTGATGCTACTGGCGCATCTGGTGCTATTTTGCGTGTTCATCTCCACTCCAAATAAGGCGAGCGCAGCGCGCAGTATGAATCGTCAGCAATTGAAGACAATTGAAAGATATATGGATCCAAGCGCGGATCCCTGCAATGATTATTATCAATATGCGTGCGGTAATTGGCAAAATGTGCATGCGGATGCTGAGTATTATGAAACAATCGGACTGATCGATTACAAAGTTGATATAGAATATGCCGAGCTACTGAATAGCGTACGAAAGCGACGTAAACTGCGAGGAGAGCATACATTTGTGCGGAAACTGCTTGACTACTACAAATCCTGCCTAAGGGTGTATGCGTATACGCCTCAATCATACCTTGATTGGTTGCAAGAGCATGAGCAGCTGACTTGGCCTTCAGTATTGCCGAGCGTCGCACGTGGCGCATCGAAGCGACGCAGTAAAGCGGTGCGCTACGATTGGTTGCAAATGTTGGCTGTGCTACGCAAATATGGACTCAATGCGGTATTTATTGAGGAAACCGTTATACAGCGTCGGGATAATGCGCGCGCCTCTTCAATTGATTTGGATAAGCCAGTGTTGAATGGTGGTTTTCAGCCAATCCCGCATAAAGGTTTCTTATTGATTATGGAATATTTGGGCGTTACTGATACGGAGCGTCGAGATGAACTCTGGGATGCAGTGcatttatttgaaacaaaattAAAGAGTTTAGATTTTGTAGAAGATTCAATGGATGTGGGTGAAGAGAGCGCTTCAATGCAGCGTGAGACAACTTTAGCCGAGCTGAATATGCCTTTCCTAACGCGCTATTTAGATATACTACTTGATAAACCCGTTGATCCGCATATGAAATTGACCATACAAAATTTGCCATATATGCGCTTGCTGCTCACCGTTTTGGACGAACATGAGCCGGAGTTTATATGCCGTTATTTGATGTTGCGTTTTCTTTGGTATCTCAATGTGGATGGTCCGCGTAATTTTCTTAAAGGCGATTGCGTCTCACATACGCGAAGTATGTTGCCGCTTGCCATGACTTGGCTTTACGAACGTCACAATCCTGAGTTAGTAGATGAGAAAATGAATATTGAGGGACTCTTTCATAAACTACTGCAACACTTCACACATACGCTACATAACAATGCAAATAATTTTGATTCACACATTTTACGCTTTCTACAAGACAAAATCGATACAATGCGCATTAAGGTAGGCAACTTACCACGTCCTGCTACAAATCGTCAGGTGGAATCATTTTATGCTGCATTACAAATCGATGTAAATGACTTTTATGGAAATCACTTGCGTCTTCTACAACATTACACAAGCGCTAAGCATAAGCGTCTCGAAGAGTTACTCCCTCACGATGATTCGTTTTTCCACCTTGAGGATCCCGAAACTGGCGCGAGCTCATCACCTTACTACTTGCTACGTTCAAATGTTGTTATTGTACCGCTCACACTACTACATACACCCATTTATCATCCACAGCTACATGAGGTTTTCAAATATAGTTCACTGGGTTTTTTGCTCTCACACGAGATAACACATGGCTTCGACGATAGCGGCGTTGAGTTCGATAAGCGCGGTAATATGCGCGGCCCATCGAATCGTATTAAAGCAAATCGTATATTCGATTCGAATTTAAATTGCTTACGTTCGCGTAATCCACAAATTGTTGATGAGAAAATTGCCGATGTAAGTGGTTTGCGCTGGGCGTATGAGGCTTATTTCAAGGGCAATGCGAGTAGCAGCGCTGAGGGCGTTAGTGCCAATGCACGTCCGCTGCATTTTACTAGCCTTTCACCGGAACATGTGTTCTTTTTGaattttgcacaatttttttgtggcgCACCAGCTACAAGCTCGCGTGATATTGAATTCAGCGAACATGGCTCAGATAAGGAGCGCGTTTTGGATGCTTTGGCGAATTTCGGTGAATTTGGTCGCGTTTACGATTGTCCGCTGGGAAGTCGAATGCATCCGCAGCGCAAATGTCAACTTTGGAGAtaa